In Devosia beringensis, a single window of DNA contains:
- a CDS encoding ABC transporter permease — protein MRWINTKPSPGVQLALMLAPFVLLVIAYGMGSAARLADNPSDKLLPALASLTDAINRMAFTPDVRTGEYLLLTDTMASLSRLSWALAIATVIALVVGMVIGMLPYMRALLAPFVATVCMVPPLALLPVLFIVLGLGETAKITLIVIGLAPPMIRELALRVGELPREQLIKAQTLGGSSWQIALRVVLPQTLPRLLTALRLQLGSAWLFLIAAEAISADAGLGYRIFLVRRYLAMDVIFPYVAWITLLAVIMNFALERLRIAVFPWSNLERQG, from the coding sequence ATGCGCTGGATCAATACCAAACCAAGCCCGGGCGTGCAGCTGGCGCTGATGCTGGCGCCCTTCGTGCTGCTGGTCATCGCCTATGGAATGGGCTCGGCGGCGCGGCTGGCCGACAATCCCAGTGACAAGCTGCTGCCCGCTCTGGCCAGCTTGACCGATGCCATCAACCGCATGGCCTTCACCCCCGATGTCCGCACCGGTGAATACCTGCTGCTGACCGATACAATGGCCAGCCTGTCCCGGCTGTCCTGGGCGCTGGCCATCGCCACGGTCATCGCGCTGGTGGTGGGCATGGTCATCGGCATGCTGCCCTATATGCGGGCGCTGCTGGCGCCCTTCGTCGCCACGGTATGCATGGTGCCGCCACTGGCCTTGCTGCCGGTGCTGTTCATCGTGCTGGGCCTGGGCGAAACCGCCAAGATCACGCTGATCGTCATCGGCCTCGCCCCGCCCATGATCCGCGAACTGGCCCTGCGCGTGGGCGAACTGCCGCGCGAACAGCTGATCAAGGCGCAGACGCTGGGCGGCTCGTCCTGGCAGATCGCCCTGCGCGTGGTGCTGCCCCAGACCCTGCCGCGCCTGCTGACGGCCTTGCGGCTACAGTTGGGATCCGCCTGGCTGTTCCTGATTGCCGCCGAGGCGATTTCGGCCGATGCCGGGCTGGGCTACCGCATTTTCCTGGTGCGGCGCTACCTGGCCATGGATGTGATCTTTCCCTATGTCGCCTGGATCACGCTGCTTGCCGTCATCATGAACTTTGCCCTCGAGCGGCTGCGTATCGCCGTCTTCCCCTGGTCCAATCTGGAGCGGCAGGGATGA